A genomic window from Henningerozyma blattae CBS 6284 chromosome 3, complete genome includes:
- the HUA1 gene encoding Hua1p (similar to Saccharomyces cerevisiae HUA1 (YGR268C); ancestral locus Anc_5.36), which yields MDSKDLDEKSSIKDTSVSITSSLSEEFENIDLNNVPESRYLSAPSINDTPQELSSISRYDSDGEKIDDRYYDDDDEDREFRRIQDLKDAEERERRRKYDEERLTIERQHAEFKRLKAMRRRKEDLRRREEEDTRRREEDARRRAEDERRHAEDVKFKQEREQKLREKALASALPSHVPPLPERNAASHATSFSDPNLLTSLEKNANITTAQPITVPVHSTFQEPLSPSLPTSNNFSERSLPPIPNTEKSLNGKIPPRSILKNSEHNHSSPGNYSHSSTLTKENTAINSGKHAAHPPKLAQSRQHPAHSEKSQQHHSHSIYNSVYASPPRYCKHHHCYHTYGSDDDSDLGLEYNDIERESDYPPPGIHNYRSHNDYITNPTTVPANYSPVRQKVRFQNVNVNNNQPLYLKPGDVRLGGPLCTECGGSGRQQFFLDDNICPRCGGFGRIVPRGSNVQLDPHTYYGY from the coding sequence ATGGACTCAAAAGACTTGGACGAAAAATCATCTATTAAAGATACATCGGTATCTATCACATCTTCATTAAgtgaagaatttgaaaatattgatttaaataatgtacCAGAATCTCGCTACTTATCAGCACCATCAATAAATGATACTCCTCAAGAGCTATCGTCAATTAGTAGATACGATAGTGATGGTGAAAAAATTGACGATCGGTATTacgatgatgatgatgaagatagAGAATTTAGAAGAATACAGGATCTAAAAGATGCGGAAGAAAGAGagagaagaagaaaatatgaCGAGGAGAGGCTGACTATAGAGAGGCAGCATGCTGAGTTTAAGAGATTAAAAGCTATGAGAAGGAGAAAGGAAGATTTAAGACGTAGAGAAGAGGAAGACACTAGAAGGAGAGAAGAGGACGCAAGAAGACGTGCTGAGGATGAAAGAAGGCACGCTGAAGAtgttaaatttaaacaGGAGAGAGAACAGAAACTTAGAGAAAAAGCTCTTGCCTCAGCTTTGCCATCTCATGTTCCGCCATTACCCGAACGTAATGCTGCTAGTCATGCAACTTCATTTAGTGATCCTAATTTACTAACCTCGCTTGAAAAGAATGCCAACATTACTACTGCACAACCTATTACTGTACCAGTACATAGTACTTTTCAAGAACCATTGAGTCCCTCATTGccaacttcaaataatttttctgaAAGAAGTTTACCACCGATACCTAATACCGAAAAAAGTCTCAATGGCAAGATCCCTCCTCGttctattttaaagaattctGAACATAATCATTCATCACCTGGGAATTACAGTCACAGCTCCACCTTGACAAAGGAAAATACTGCTATAAACAGCGGTAAACATGCTGCTCATCCACCAAAATTAGCTCAATCACGCCAGCATCCAGCACACTCTGAAAAGTCTCAACAACATCATTCGCATTCAATATACAACTCAGTATATGCCTCACCACCAAGATATTGCAAACATCATCATTGCTACCATACATATGGTAGTGATGACGATTCTGACCTAGGATTGGAATATAATGATATCGAGAGAGAGAGTGATTATCCTCCACCAGGCATTCATAACTATAGAAGTCataatgattatatcacAAATCCAACAACAGTTCCAGCTAATTATTCTCCTGTACGCCAAAAAGTTAGGTTTCAAAATGTAAATgtcaataataatcaacCTTTGTACTTAAAACCAGGTGATGTGAGATTAGGTGGACCATTATGTACCGAATGTGGTGGTTCTGGAAGACAACAATTTTTCTTAGATGATAACATATGTCCTCGTTGTGGTGGGTTTGGAAGAATTGTGCCTAGAGGTTCCAACGTTCAATTAGACCCTCATACTTATTACGGCTACTAG
- the TDA1 gene encoding protein kinase TDA1 (similar to Saccharomyces cerevisiae YMR291W; ancestral locus Anc_5.38): protein MATVLSNSPIFSNSSSNSTATSLDCKYIVKSSNDELGDGNFSIVKKCQNTLTGGYFAMKKVHKNLLKGKMQLIQREINLLQFLSQKIRQIENESSEDSINNLFDGHHHVLQLFDYFETKNSIILITQLCEKGDLYEKIVSNSCLDLNRQVVPYTACLISALGFLHDNDIVHRDIKAENVLFRRNMINSSTKNSETTVLDYDTSSHDLILADFGLATHIHQNDPNSKALKEYVGTMSYIAPEIVCCRNVSMMDSKQLKNLKPYDEKIDIWALAVLVYFMALGYTPFDCDNDEETLDCISKNDYYIDEDLKDDPKFKQFWDFLKICFQIDSKKRPSMKKLQSHPFVNKFFPNSLSQLNTISEYIESPIPSDLTPPTPFLKRSSSTYSLKSPSKTPSGFHLFDSSSKTSKSTYNYSSSPLTEISSSSSSLLNKPSMSPSILTEPAIVITTTMQTSRLQPNLRRTSSLTNVNNSKSKVLHSSNSTINKVKKNSTFILEPVPPKTSLMNGCLSTTPKVLSRKNSAASLVLSIENDSIVAQPINNSILSENRSHPKPIFTIDDYVDNENNL, encoded by the coding sequence CTGTATTATCCAATTCTCCAATATTCTCCAACTCATCCAGCAATTCCACGGCAACTTCTTTGGATTGTAAGTATATTGTTAAAAGCAGTAACGATGAATTAGGCGATGGGAATTTTTCCATTGTAAAAAAATGCCAAAATACACTAACTGGTGGTTATTTTGCCATGAAGAAAGTtcataaaaatttattaaaaggaAAAATGCAATTAATTCAGagagaaattaatttattacaatttttatctCAGAAGATAAgacaaattgaaaatgaatctTCTGAAGAttctataaataatttatttgatggtCACCATCATgttttacaattatttgattatttcGAAACGAAAAAtagtattatattaatcACCCAATTATGTGAAAAAGGCGATctttatgaaaaaattgtttcaaattcttgTTTAGATTTGAACAGACAAGTAGTTCCATATACTGCTTGTTTGATAAGTGCATTGGGCTTTTTACATGATAATGATATCGTTCATAGAGATATTAAAGCTgaaaatgttttatttagACGTAACATgattaattcttcaacaaAAAACTCAGAAACAACCGTTTTGGATTATGATACTTCCTCTCATGATTTAATATTGGCTGATTTTGGATTAGCTACCCATATTCATCAGAATGATCCAAATTCTAAAGCCTTGAAAGAATATGTTGGGACCATGTCTTATATTGCTCCAGAAATTGTTTGTTGTAGAAATGTTTCAATGATGGATTcaaaacaattgaaaaatttaaaacctTACGATGAAAAAATCGATATTTGGGCTTTAGCTGTTTTAGTTTATTTCATGGCTTTGGGTTATACTCCATTTGATtgtgataatgatgaagaaacaTTGGATTGTATTTCCaaaaatgattattatatcgatgaagatttaaaagatgatccaaaatttaaacaattttgggatttcttgaaaatttGTTTTCAAATTGATTCGAAAAAAAGACCTTCTATGAAAAAACTACAATCTCATCCTTTTGTAAACAAATTTTTCCCCAACTCATTATCTCAATTAAATACGATTTCAGAGTATATTGAATCCCCAATACCTTCAGATTTAACTCCGCCAACTCCTTTTTTAAAGAGAAGCAGTTCTActtattctttaaaatctcCTTCCAAAACGCCTTCTGgttttcatttatttgattcttCCAGCAAGACTTCAAAAAGCACCTATAATTATTCCTCATCTCCTTTAACCgaaatttcttcatcaagTAGTTCCTTACTAAATAAACCATCAATGTCTCCGAGTATCTTGACTGAACCAGCTATTGTTATCACTACTACTATGCAAACAAGTCGCTTACAACCTAATCTTAGAAGAACTAGTTCATTAACCaatgttaataattcaaagtCAAAAGTATTACattcttctaattcaacTATAAATAAAGTGAAGAAAAACTctacttttattttagaaCCAGTTCCACCAAAAACTTCTCTAATGAATGGTTGTTTAAGTACAACTCCAAAAGTTTTATCAAGAAAAAACTCTGCAGCAAGCTTGgttttatcaattgaaaatgattctATTGTAGCTCAAccaataaataattcaattttgaGTGAAAATAGATCGCATCCAAAACCAATATTCACAATAGATGATTATGTAGACAATGAAAACAATCTATAG
- the FOL2 gene encoding GTP cyclohydrolase I (similar to Saccharomyces cerevisiae FOL2 (YGR267C); ancestral locus Anc_5.37), with amino-acid sequence MSNKDPVYNIQREDTPLRTKAASPYTLIAPVEEDGLSWPSIGSRTRSKESTVEEQARIKRISDAVKVILTEVGEDVEREGLLDTPERYAKAMLYFTKGYQTNILDDVIHNAVFEEDHDEMVIVRDIEIYSLCEHHLVPFFGKVHIGYIPNKKVLGLSKLARLAEMYARRLQVQERLTKQIAMALSDILKPLGVAVVIEASHMCMVSRGIQKTGSSTVTSCMLGGFRQHKTREEFLSLLNRK; translated from the coding sequence ATGTCCAATAAAGACCCTGTTTATAATATCCAAAGAGAAGATACCCCATTACGTACTAAGGCTGCTTCTCCATATACTTTGATTGCACCTGTTGAAGAAGATGGCTTATCTTGGCCCTCAATTGGATCTCGTACAAGATCTAAAGAATCAACAGTAGAAGAACAAGCAcgtattaaaagaatttcaGATGCTGTAAAAGTCATATTAACGGAAGTTGGTGAAGATGTTGAAAGAGAAGGTTTGTTGGATACTCCAGAAAGATATGCCAAGGCAATGTTATATTTTACTAAAGGTTATCAAACCAATATACTAGATGACGTTATACATAATGCTGTCTTTGAAGAAGATCATGATGAAATGGTCATTGTAAGAgatatagaaatatattctttatgTGAGCATCATCTTGTACCATTTTTTGGTAAAGTTCACATTGGTTATATACCCAATAAAAAAGTACTTGGTTTAAGCAAATTAGCACGTTTAGCTGAAATGTATGCTAGAAGATTACAAGTTCAAGAAAGATTAACTAAACAAATTGCAATGGCTTTAAGTGATATATTAAAACCATTGGGCGTGGCTGTTGTTATTGAAGCCTCTCATATGTGTATGGTATCCAGAGGTATACAGAAGACTGGATCTTCTACTGTCACTTCATGCATGTTAGGTGGTTTCAGACAACATAAGACAAGAGAAGAATTCTTAAGTTTattaaatagaaaatag